AAATAACTCGAAAAAGACGTAAAAGGCGTGAAACTATGATTATGATACTCCATTATCTGAGCCGTGCGAGACCTTACCAGAGATATTGCAGATTCTCGTGAACTATAGCCCGATTGGCGAACCTAAGGTCCCCTATGTTATCTTTAATTGAATGTGTTTTTTAAGAATTACGCCCAATGTCACCCCCGCTTCTAACTCACTGGTTACGACAAGCGGACACATTGAACAATTCCTTGTTTAGAAAAAAGTGTAAAAGGAGCTGTAAAAATGCAAACTTCCAAGAACTCACCTGGGATCTTGCTCAAACCTAAAGCACTCTGGATACTTGCTGCGATTGGATTGGTCCTCTTCATCGTCCTGCAGCTTTGGCTCCCTTCCGTGAACGAGCCGGAGCAACAATTAAGCAAGACCATCAGCAAAGATCAAGCCAGGCAAGCCGCCGCTTCGTTCGCTCAGACGGAGCTTGGCATCAACGGCAATTTTCAGAATGCTCACGTTACATACGATACAAAGCCTGAACTGTTCGGATATTTGACGAAGGAAAATTTAGTCGGCAAATATTCTAAATCCTATGGCAAACAATTTCCTTATGACGTCTTCCATGTTACCTTTACAGACCCGGATGACATATTAAGCCTCTTAAGCATCGACATAAATATGCAGGAGGGCAATGTCGTTGCCTTTGAGAAGGTCATCTCGACAAGTAATGCCACCAAGCAAACTTTACTCGACTACGGTCGCGAGAATACACTGTCTCTGGTGGCCCGGGAAGGCGATATCAGCCTGACTGATAAAGAGCAGCTAGTCCGCCCTTACCTGAAGACTCTAGGAGTGAGTGAAGCCGATCTGAAGTTGGCTACCACCGAAGGGCAATACGGTCTACTGTATGAATTGCCAAATTACGAGATCGGACAGTCACAGGCCCAGATACAATTTCATTTCGAATATGGCGCGGTAGCTTCAATGGAGACGAAGTTCACCGTTCCGAGTTCCTACAACGATTATCTCAGCGGTCAGAAGACGCTCGCCTACATCCTTACCTTTGCAGGCTATGGGCTACTCACCTTCGTTCTGGCTATTCTGGCGATCGTGTACAGCATAGTGACAAGAGCCTACACCTCTTTTAAGCGTGGTCTCTTACTAGCTTCTCTTTATTTTGTCCTAAGTATGGTCGGAGCAATCAACATGCTGCCCTATTTACAGAAGGATAGTCTGAGCAGCTCCATACTCATCTTGAGCTTCGTTATTCAGGGCGTAGTAACTCTACTGCTGTCCGGCTCCATCTATGTATCGCTAGTAGGTGGCGATGCGCTCTGGAGACAGAAGGGGCGGATCCTCTGGCCAAGGGCCAAAGAGCCCGGTTATGGCCGCCACGTGCTGACAGCGATGACGAACGGGTATGCCTGGGCGCTGATTTTGCTTGGGGTACAGTCCGTTATTTTCCT
The window above is part of the Paenibacillus lutimineralis genome. Proteins encoded here:
- a CDS encoding CPBP family intramembrane glutamic endopeptidase, which gives rise to MQTSKNSPGILLKPKALWILAAIGLVLFIVLQLWLPSVNEPEQQLSKTISKDQARQAAASFAQTELGINGNFQNAHVTYDTKPELFGYLTKENLVGKYSKSYGKQFPYDVFHVTFTDPDDILSLLSIDINMQEGNVVAFEKVISTSNATKQTLLDYGRENTLSLVAREGDISLTDKEQLVRPYLKTLGVSEADLKLATTEGQYGLLYELPNYEIGQSQAQIQFHFEYGAVASMETKFTVPSSYNDYLSGQKTLAYILTFAGYGLLTFVLAILAIVYSIVTRAYTSFKRGLLLASLYFVLSMVGAINMLPYLQKDSLSSSILILSFVIQGVVTLLLSGSIYVSLVGGDALWRQKGRILWPRAKEPGYGRHVLTAMTNGYAWALILLGVQSVIFLALENTIHTWSTTDASQSTYNMLLPLLFPLLAWVAGIGEEAVYRLFGIAMLKKMFRSTFVASLITSLIWAFGHTLYPIYPVISRPIELMFIGLLFSFVFLRYGFITAVFSHVIFDTILMSISLMVMGGGLNIAAGLFYLVLPAIVGYLIYRFNPAYKERPISPTKKEEPFIPAPHPEANQ